In Methanocella paludicola SANAE, the sequence CGTCGACGGCGCCCTCGACCAGCGAGTCAAGGAGTTTTATAAGTTCTGTCTTTCCGAGGATCATCGGTCTTTATCCCCTCGTCGAAGGTCAGCACGTGCGGCTTGATGTCCAGGACGGGCGTTCCGTCAATGGCATCCAGGCCCTCGACTACCAGCCTGTTGCCCTCAACGGACTTGAGCCTTGCGACCGTAACGCCGATCGGGTTGGGCCGGAACTGGCTCCTGGTGTTGAACACGCCGGTGATGGGTCTCGCCTGGTCGCCCCTCGGGTGAAGGCGGAGCCTGTAGCCGTCGACCTCGTGGAAATAAAAAATTATGGTGATGAGGTCGTTCTTATCGAGGTCCATCAGGCCAT encodes:
- the tsaA gene encoding tRNA (N6-threonylcarbamoyladenosine(37)-N6)-methyltransferase TrmO, with the protein product MSINFTPIGYVHNRSSLDTHTEVLQTQTSEIILDKKYEDGLMDLDKNDLITIIFYFHEVDGYRLRLHPRGDQARPITGVFNTRSQFRPNPIGVTVARLKSVEGNRLVVEGLDAIDGTPVLDIKPHVLTFDEGIKTDDPRKDRTYKTP